A window of the Brockia lithotrophica genome harbors these coding sequences:
- a CDS encoding Glycerol-3-phosphate ABC transporter, periplasmic glycerol-3-phosphate-binding protein, which yields MRRAPFARRLAALLAAALLAAFGLGGCQGSKGQETSAPPEKASSGIATKLSGPVEITFWHAMTGKHEEALRTIAENFTKEHPDIRIKLEAQGNYGDLQQKLTAAAKSHTLPVMAQVIETWVTDFRQNGLVADLTPYIENPEIGWNKQELDDIVEVFRKANQWDGKYYSLPFSKSTQILYYNTDYFQELGLQPPKTWDELKEAAKKLTGEKNGRRVIGMGFENSVGWQFHQWVKQAGGRYVDEATGEVLFDSPEGREALGFLVGLFQEEVARLAGEDQYVSNPFGRGDVGMYIGSSAGIPFVAKAAEGNIHWAAAPVPAGEEKAVAFAGNAVAVFDSAKPEEKLAAWLFIKYLLNTDNTVFWAKSTGYLPIRYSALETKEWQDYVAQNPAYGVGTRQFDYGFFDPRIPGFDAALKEIDKEIQAALLGQKSADAALRDAARAAQAAIDRAKERAK from the coding sequence ATGCGCCGCGCACCTTTCGCTCGACGTCTCGCCGCCCTTCTTGCCGCCGCCCTTCTTGCCGCCTTCGGCTTAGGCGGTTGCCAAGGGAGCAAAGGGCAGGAGACCTCCGCGCCTCCGGAGAAGGCTTCCTCGGGAATTGCGACGAAGCTCTCGGGTCCCGTGGAGATCACCTTCTGGCACGCGATGACGGGAAAGCACGAAGAGGCCCTTAGGACGATTGCGGAGAATTTTACGAAAGAACATCCCGACATCCGCATCAAGCTAGAGGCTCAGGGGAACTACGGCGACCTGCAGCAAAAGCTCACCGCGGCGGCGAAGTCCCATACGCTTCCCGTAATGGCTCAGGTGATCGAGACCTGGGTGACGGACTTCCGGCAAAACGGGCTCGTCGCCGACCTCACGCCGTACATCGAGAACCCCGAAATCGGCTGGAACAAGCAGGAACTCGACGACATCGTGGAGGTCTTCCGCAAGGCCAACCAGTGGGACGGAAAGTACTACTCGCTCCCCTTCAGCAAGAGCACGCAAATCCTCTACTACAACACGGACTATTTCCAGGAGTTGGGACTCCAGCCGCCCAAGACGTGGGATGAGCTCAAGGAGGCGGCGAAGAAGCTCACAGGGGAAAAGAACGGCAGGCGCGTAATCGGCATGGGCTTTGAAAACTCCGTAGGCTGGCAGTTCCACCAGTGGGTAAAGCAGGCGGGGGGGCGCTACGTCGACGAAGCCACGGGCGAGGTCCTCTTCGACAGCCCCGAAGGCAGGGAAGCCTTGGGTTTCCTCGTAGGGCTTTTCCAGGAGGAGGTCGCCCGCCTCGCCGGCGAGGATCAGTACGTGTCCAATCCTTTCGGCCGCGGGGATGTAGGGATGTACATCGGTTCTTCGGCGGGGATTCCGTTCGTGGCCAAGGCCGCCGAAGGCAACATCCATTGGGCGGCGGCGCCCGTGCCGGCGGGGGAGGAGAAGGCCGTGGCCTTTGCCGGCAATGCCGTAGCCGTGTTTGATTCGGCGAAGCCCGAGGAGAAGCTTGCGGCGTGGCTTTTCATCAAGTACCTCTTGAACACGGACAACACAGTCTTCTGGGCGAAGTCCACGGGGTATCTCCCCATCCGCTATTCGGCGCTCGAGACGAAGGAGTGGCAGGATTACGTCGCCCAGAATCCCGCTTACGGGGTGGGCACCCGGCAGTTCGATTACGGATTCTTTGATCCGCGAATTCCCGGGTTCGATGCCGCCCTCAAGGAGATCGACAAGGAAATCCAGGCGGCCCTTTTGGGACAGAAGTCGGCAGACGCCGCACTCAGGGACGCAGCACGAGCTGCTCAGGCGGCGATCGATCGCGCCAAGGAGCGAGCAAAGTAG